In one Streptomyces venezuelae genomic region, the following are encoded:
- a CDS encoding MaoC/PaaZ C-terminal domain-containing protein: MPIDAEKAVAAEPRSAEITWDHKDIQLYHLGLGAGLPATDPAELRYTLESRLHVLPSFATVAGAGMGVVGGLSAPGIEVDLAAVLHGGQSITLHRPIPVEGKAVTTSRVAAVYDKGKAAILVLRSEVADDDGPLWTSDAQIFVRGEGGFGGDRGPSTRLPDPEGAPDLEVERPVREDQALLYRLSGDWNPLHADPEFAALAGFDRPILHGLCTYGMTLKAVVDTQLDGDVSRVRGYSTRFTGVVFPGETLRIRMWRGEGRVRATVTAAERDEAPVLADTVVEHA, translated from the coding sequence ATGCCCATCGACGCCGAGAAGGCCGTGGCCGCCGAGCCCCGGTCCGCCGAGATCACCTGGGACCACAAGGACATCCAGCTCTACCACCTGGGTCTCGGCGCCGGACTGCCCGCCACGGACCCGGCCGAACTGCGCTACACCCTGGAGTCGCGGCTGCACGTCCTGCCCAGCTTCGCCACGGTCGCGGGCGCCGGGATGGGCGTCGTCGGCGGGCTCTCCGCGCCCGGCATCGAAGTGGACCTCGCCGCTGTCCTGCACGGCGGCCAGAGCATCACGCTGCACCGCCCGATCCCGGTCGAGGGCAAGGCGGTGACCACGTCCAGGGTCGCCGCCGTGTACGACAAGGGGAAGGCCGCGATCCTCGTCCTGCGCTCCGAAGTCGCCGACGACGACGGGCCGTTGTGGACGAGCGACGCCCAGATCTTCGTGCGCGGCGAAGGCGGGTTCGGCGGCGACCGCGGCCCCTCCACCCGCCTCCCCGACCCCGAGGGCGCCCCGGACCTGGAGGTCGAGCGCCCCGTCCGCGAGGACCAGGCCCTCCTCTACCGCCTCTCCGGCGACTGGAACCCGCTGCACGCCGACCCCGAGTTCGCCGCACTCGCCGGATTCGACAGGCCGATCCTGCACGGCCTGTGCACCTACGGAATGACGCTCAAGGCAGTCGTCGACACCCAGCTCGACGGCGACGTGTCACGCGTGCGCGGCTACAGCACCCGGTTCACCGGCGTCGTCTTCCCCGGCGAGACGCTGCGGATCCGCATGTGGCGCGGCGAGGGCCGCGTGCGGGCCACGGTCACGGCGGCCGAGCGCGACGAGGCGCCGGTCCTCGCCGACACGGTCGTCGAGCACGCCTGA
- a CDS encoding response regulator transcription factor: protein MNEMPRDHRPAKSVRVLLAEDQGMMRGALALLLGLEEDIEVVAQVGRGDEIVDAALDARPDVALLDIELPGRSGLDAAADLREECPDCRVLILTTFGRPGYLRRAMEAGAVGFLVKDGPVEELAEAVRRALRGETVIDPALAAAALSAGPSPLTGREADVLKASVDGATVADIAGTLHLSESTVRNYLSAAIGKTGTRNRMEAVREARQQGWL, encoded by the coding sequence ATGAACGAGATGCCCCGGGACCACCGCCCGGCGAAGTCCGTGAGAGTGCTCCTCGCCGAGGACCAGGGCATGATGCGGGGCGCGCTCGCGCTGCTGCTCGGGCTGGAGGAGGACATCGAGGTCGTCGCCCAGGTCGGCAGGGGCGACGAGATCGTCGACGCGGCGCTCGACGCCCGGCCGGACGTCGCCCTGCTCGACATCGAACTGCCGGGTCGCAGCGGTCTGGATGCCGCCGCCGACCTCCGCGAGGAGTGCCCCGACTGCCGGGTCCTGATCCTCACCACCTTCGGCAGGCCCGGGTATCTGCGGCGTGCCATGGAGGCGGGCGCGGTCGGGTTCCTGGTCAAGGACGGGCCCGTGGAGGAGCTCGCGGAGGCGGTCCGGCGGGCGTTGCGCGGCGAGACGGTGATCGATCCGGCGCTCGCCGCGGCCGCGCTCAGCGCCGGGCCGAGCCCGCTGACCGGCCGGGAGGCGGACGTCCTCAAGGCCTCCGTGGACGGGGCCACGGTCGCCGACATCGCGGGCACGCTCCATCTGTCGGAGTCGACCGTACGGAACTATCTGTCGGCGGCGATCGGCAAGACGGGGACGCGCAACCGGATGGAGGCGGTGCGGGAGGCCCGGCAGCAAGGGTGGCTGTGA
- a CDS encoding MFS transporter, producing MAVMVQTPSTTYSAPSSPSSSGSPSPGAAPRKRSVPVWAVLLTACAGQFLVVLDVSVVNTALPSMRSDLGMSAVGLQWVVNAYSIAFAGFMLLGGRAGDLFGRKRMFLVGLGLFTAASLGGGLAQAEWQLLVARAVQGLGAAVLAPSTLTILTSAVPEGPARARAIGVWSAVGAGGGAAGGLVGGVLTDLLSWRWVLLINVPVGALVIVAGLAWLSESKADRTRRLDVPGAVLVTAGLATLAYGIVQTEEKGWTAAATLVPLAAGLALLAAFLVVEARTKAPLMPLKLFKVRTVSAANAAMFVCGGGMFAMWMFMTLYTQNVLGYSPLKAGLALMPSSLTVVLGSMLAPRLMPVLGPKTVSVLGIVVASVGFGWQSTMTVDGAYVTAILLPGLVMMFGAGLATTPLASLATSGAEPGDAGLVSGLVNTSRTMGGALGLAVLSTVAAARMNGSTSPQALTDGYAMAFRTSAFILLAGVAVLLVWMPGRRVRGQATD from the coding sequence ATGGCTGTCATGGTCCAGACGCCCTCCACCACTTACTCAGCCCCGTCCTCCCCGTCCTCCTCCGGTTCGCCGTCCCCTGGAGCCGCCCCGCGGAAGCGGTCCGTCCCGGTGTGGGCCGTCCTGCTCACCGCGTGCGCGGGACAGTTCCTCGTCGTCCTGGACGTGTCCGTGGTGAACACGGCGCTGCCGTCGATGCGGTCCGACCTCGGCATGAGCGCGGTCGGCCTGCAGTGGGTCGTCAACGCGTACTCCATAGCCTTCGCCGGATTCATGCTGCTCGGCGGGCGCGCCGGGGACCTCTTCGGGCGGAAGAGGATGTTCCTCGTCGGATTGGGCCTGTTCACCGCCGCCTCGCTGGGCGGCGGCCTCGCGCAGGCCGAGTGGCAGCTCCTCGTGGCGCGCGCCGTACAGGGCCTCGGCGCGGCGGTGCTCGCCCCCTCGACCCTGACGATCCTCACGTCGGCGGTGCCCGAGGGCCCGGCGCGGGCGCGGGCCATCGGCGTCTGGTCGGCGGTCGGCGCGGGCGGCGGCGCGGCGGGCGGCCTGGTCGGCGGCGTCCTGACGGACCTGCTCTCCTGGCGCTGGGTGCTCCTGATCAACGTGCCGGTCGGCGCCCTGGTGATCGTCGCGGGCCTGGCCTGGCTCTCCGAGAGCAAGGCCGACCGGACCCGGCGCCTCGACGTGCCGGGCGCGGTGCTCGTGACGGCCGGTCTCGCCACCCTCGCGTACGGCATCGTGCAGACCGAGGAGAAGGGCTGGACGGCGGCCGCCACCCTGGTCCCCCTGGCGGCGGGCCTCGCCCTGCTCGCGGCGTTCCTCGTGGTGGAGGCGCGCACGAAGGCGCCGCTGATGCCGCTGAAGCTGTTCAAGGTGCGGACGGTGTCGGCCGCGAACGCCGCGATGTTCGTGTGCGGCGGCGGCATGTTCGCCATGTGGATGTTCATGACGCTCTACACCCAGAACGTCCTCGGCTACTCCCCGCTCAAGGCGGGCCTCGCCCTCATGCCGTCCTCGCTCACCGTCGTCCTCGGCTCGATGCTCGCGCCGCGCCTCATGCCGGTGCTCGGACCGAAGACCGTCTCCGTGCTGGGCATCGTCGTGGCGTCCGTGGGCTTCGGATGGCAGTCGACGATGACGGTCGACGGCGCGTACGTCACCGCGATCCTGCTGCCGGGCCTCGTGATGATGTTCGGCGCGGGCCTCGCGACGACCCCGCTCGCCTCGCTCGCCACGTCGGGCGCCGAGCCGGGCGACGCGGGACTCGTCTCCGGCCTGGTCAACACCTCGCGCACCATGGGCGGCGCGCTCGGCCTCGCCGTGCTCTCCACGGTGGCGGCCGCGCGGATGAACGGCTCCACGTCGCCGCAGGCGCTCACCGACGGCTACGCGATGGCGTTCCGGACCAGCGCGTTCATCCTGCTGGCGGGCGTGGCGGTGCTGCTGGTGTGGATGCCGGGACGCCGGGTCCGGGGCCAGGCCACCGACTGA
- a CDS encoding lipid-transfer protein: MKSYIVGVGMTKFEKPETRDWQYWDMVKEAGTQALEDAGITYDQVEQVPVGHCFQASTAGQRAAYELGLTGVPVYNVNNNCATGATALMLARQFVEGGLNDCVLALGFEKMTRGALGGGSDGGDFKTSPVARHYGIMAARHGFEMTPPTAQIFGNAAREHMEKYGTTEAQLAAVGAKNHRHSTNNPYAQFQDAYTVDEVLAAKTIHRPLTKLQCSPTSDGSAAAVVVSERFVERHGLAGRAVEIAAQAMTTDTGESFDSGSCVDAVGQPMSRAAARQAYEASGLGIEDVDVVELHDCFSVNELLTYEALGMCAPGESGKLVESGATTYGGRWVVNPSGGLISKGHPLGATGIAQVAELTWQLRGEAAARQVEGARVGLAHNIGLGGAAVVTVLRRP, translated from the coding sequence ATGAAGAGCTACATCGTCGGCGTCGGGATGACGAAGTTCGAGAAGCCCGAGACGCGCGACTGGCAGTACTGGGACATGGTGAAGGAGGCGGGCACCCAGGCCCTGGAGGACGCCGGAATCACCTACGACCAGGTCGAGCAGGTCCCCGTCGGCCACTGCTTCCAGGCATCGACGGCCGGCCAGCGCGCCGCCTACGAACTCGGCCTGACGGGCGTCCCCGTCTACAACGTCAACAACAACTGCGCGACCGGCGCGACCGCCCTGATGCTGGCGCGCCAGTTCGTCGAGGGCGGCCTGAACGACTGCGTGCTCGCGCTCGGCTTCGAGAAGATGACGCGGGGAGCACTGGGCGGGGGAAGCGACGGGGGCGACTTCAAGACGTCACCGGTCGCCCGGCACTACGGCATCATGGCCGCCCGCCACGGCTTCGAGATGACCCCGCCCACCGCGCAGATCTTCGGCAACGCGGCCCGCGAGCACATGGAGAAGTACGGCACGACCGAGGCGCAGCTCGCCGCGGTCGGCGCCAAGAACCACCGGCACTCCACGAACAACCCGTACGCGCAGTTCCAGGACGCGTACACCGTCGACGAGGTTCTCGCCGCCAAGACCATCCACCGCCCGCTCACCAAGCTCCAGTGCTCCCCGACGTCGGACGGCTCGGCGGCCGCCGTCGTCGTCTCCGAACGGTTCGTGGAACGCCACGGCCTCGCGGGGCGCGCGGTGGAGATCGCCGCCCAGGCCATGACCACCGACACCGGCGAGTCCTTCGACTCCGGGTCCTGCGTCGACGCCGTCGGGCAGCCGATGTCGCGGGCGGCGGCACGCCAGGCGTACGAGGCGTCCGGGCTCGGCATCGAGGACGTGGACGTCGTCGAGCTGCACGACTGCTTCTCCGTCAACGAACTCCTGACGTACGAGGCGCTGGGCATGTGCGCGCCCGGCGAGTCCGGAAAGCTGGTCGAGAGCGGCGCGACGACGTACGGCGGGCGGTGGGTGGTGAACCCCTCCGGCGGCCTCATCTCCAAGGGCCATCCGCTCGGCGCGACGGGCATCGCGCAGGTCGCGGAGTTGACCTGGCAGCTGCGCGGCGAGGCGGCGGCCCGGCAGGTCGAGGGGGCGCGGGTGGGACTCGCACACAACATCGGGCTCGGCGGGGCGGCGGTGGTGACGGTGCTGCGGCGGCCGTAG
- a CDS encoding sensor histidine kinase: protein MSRKNRVSCRPHEVREGRGGDRNIEELGPPSNGFSLLPWLLMGLGAVSHLLQGDTPNPWIGGLGVLLFNSLYVFLAFRAFDKRTREARATRVALVLLGLLTVALAIGYGGNWLLFFPLLGLAVGAIVRGRGLGPISLALSTLAGVIGGLREGWTGLNVAYGTFLSTMVTAAILSLSEAVRELRDTREELARTAVEKERLRFSRDLHDLLGHTLSVIVVKAEATRRLAPRDLDAALGQVADIESVGRQALTEIREAVTGYREGSLATELDHARDLLEAAGIGTVVRQSGPPLAPQTAALLGWVVRESATNVVRHSGAAHCEIEVTGTADESRLVVTDDGRGEGEGAPGSGLKGLAERLAAAGGSLTSGPGPRSGFRVTAVLPTAENVPAPDAAGAGATLNG, encoded by the coding sequence ATGTCCCGGAAGAACAGGGTCAGCTGTCGGCCGCACGAGGTGCGGGAAGGGCGCGGCGGCGACAGGAACATCGAGGAGCTCGGCCCGCCGTCCAACGGGTTCTCGCTCCTGCCCTGGCTCCTCATGGGGCTCGGGGCCGTCTCCCACCTCCTCCAGGGCGACACCCCCAACCCCTGGATCGGCGGCCTCGGCGTCCTCCTCTTCAACTCCCTCTACGTCTTCCTGGCCTTCCGCGCCTTCGACAAGCGCACCCGCGAGGCACGCGCCACCCGGGTCGCGCTCGTCCTCCTCGGCCTGCTGACCGTCGCCCTCGCCATCGGGTACGGCGGCAACTGGCTCCTCTTCTTCCCGCTGCTCGGCCTGGCCGTCGGGGCCATCGTGCGCGGGCGCGGTCTCGGGCCCATCAGCCTGGCCCTGAGCACGCTCGCGGGCGTCATCGGCGGGCTGAGGGAGGGCTGGACCGGGTTGAACGTCGCCTACGGCACGTTCCTCTCCACCATGGTGACCGCCGCGATCCTCTCCCTCTCGGAAGCCGTGCGCGAACTCCGCGACACCCGTGAGGAACTGGCCCGCACCGCCGTCGAGAAGGAACGCCTCCGCTTCTCCCGCGACCTGCACGATCTGCTGGGCCACACGCTCTCCGTGATCGTGGTGAAGGCGGAGGCCACGCGCCGCCTCGCCCCGCGCGACCTGGACGCGGCGCTCGGCCAGGTCGCCGACATCGAGTCCGTCGGACGGCAGGCGCTGACCGAGATCCGCGAGGCCGTCACCGGCTACCGCGAAGGCAGCCTCGCCACGGAGCTCGACCACGCCCGTGACCTCCTCGAAGCCGCCGGGATCGGCACGGTCGTCCGCCAGTCGGGGCCGCCCCTCGCCCCGCAGACCGCGGCGCTCCTCGGCTGGGTGGTCCGCGAGTCCGCGACCAACGTCGTACGCCACTCCGGCGCCGCCCACTGCGAGATCGAGGTCACGGGCACCGCCGACGAGAGCCGCCTCGTCGTCACGGACGACGGTCGCGGCGAGGGCGAGGGCGCGCCCGGCAGCGGCCTCAAGGGCCTGGCCGAACGCCTCGCCGCGGCCGGCGGCTCCCTCACCTCGGGTCCGGGCCCCCGCTCCGGCTTCCGGGTCACGGCGGTCCTGCCGACGGCCGAGAACGTCCCGGCGCCGGATGCCGCCGGCGCCGGCGCCACGCTCAACGGTTGA
- a CDS encoding MFS transporter codes for MSMSTNHSRGIRGVVPVLAFSGIVVAVMQTLLVPVIKDLPELLNTSPSNATWVMTATLLAGAVSTPIMGRLGDLYGKRKMLLSSLAVMVVGSLVCGFTDDLVVMIVGRALQGFAMGAIPLGIGLMRDELPREKLGSAMALMSSSIGVGGGLALPVAALIAQHADWHALFFGSAGLGVASILLTLVFVPESPVRAEGTFDVLGALGLSAGLVLFLLPITKGSDWGWSDPTTLGLFGASAVVLVLWGVMELRVKAPLVDLRTTARRSVLFTNLASIMVGVAFYAVSLVLPQLLQLPTATGYGLGQSMVVAGLCVMPLGLTMMFTAPVYARLSAKYGPKVTLILGMLIIAIGYGAGLGLMSAAWQTIVISVLLGAGIGLAYSSLPALIIGSVDPSETGAANGLNTLMRSIGTSVSSAVIGMVLANTADHVGGVAVPTMHGFRVSFLIAGGAVAIGLLFALMLPSARRPATTQLRASSEEDANLERAVQVLAGFHGQVRGADGTPVPRAKVTLIDRSGRQAGAALTDDGGRYELAVPGDGSYVLAVRATGHGPLASAAAHPGQDRPVELDLSLPGSSDVPA; via the coding sequence ATGTCGATGTCGACGAACCACTCACGCGGCATACGCGGGGTCGTCCCCGTGCTCGCCTTCTCCGGCATCGTCGTCGCGGTGATGCAGACCCTCCTCGTGCCGGTCATCAAGGACCTGCCCGAGCTGCTGAACACCTCGCCGTCCAACGCCACCTGGGTCATGACGGCGACCCTCCTCGCCGGCGCCGTCTCCACGCCGATCATGGGGCGCCTCGGCGACCTGTACGGCAAGCGGAAGATGTTGCTCAGCAGCCTCGCCGTGATGGTCGTGGGCTCGCTGGTCTGCGGCTTCACCGACGATCTCGTCGTGATGATCGTGGGCCGCGCGCTCCAGGGCTTCGCCATGGGCGCCATCCCGCTCGGCATCGGCCTGATGCGCGACGAGCTGCCCCGCGAGAAGCTCGGCTCGGCGATGGCCCTGATGAGCTCCTCCATCGGCGTCGGCGGCGGCCTCGCCCTGCCCGTCGCCGCGCTGATCGCCCAGCACGCCGACTGGCACGCCCTCTTCTTCGGCTCCGCGGGCCTCGGCGTCGCCTCCATCCTGCTGACCCTCGTCTTCGTGCCCGAGAGCCCGGTCCGCGCCGAGGGCACCTTCGACGTGCTCGGCGCGCTCGGCCTCTCCGCCGGACTCGTCCTGTTCCTGCTGCCCATCACCAAGGGCAGCGACTGGGGCTGGAGCGACCCGACCACGCTCGGCCTCTTCGGCGCCTCGGCGGTCGTCCTCGTCCTGTGGGGCGTGATGGAGCTGCGCGTCAAGGCCCCGCTGGTCGACCTGCGCACCACCGCACGCCGCTCGGTGCTCTTCACCAACCTCGCCTCGATCATGGTCGGCGTCGCCTTCTACGCCGTCTCGCTCGTCCTGCCCCAGCTGCTCCAGCTGCCGACGGCGACCGGCTACGGCCTCGGTCAGTCCATGGTGGTCGCGGGTCTGTGCGTGATGCCGCTCGGCCTGACGATGATGTTCACCGCGCCCGTCTACGCCCGCCTGTCGGCGAAGTACGGCCCGAAGGTGACCCTGATCCTCGGCATGCTGATCATCGCGATCGGCTACGGCGCCGGGCTCGGCCTGATGAGCGCCGCCTGGCAGACCATCGTCATCTCGGTGCTCCTCGGCGCGGGCATCGGCCTCGCCTACTCCTCGCTGCCCGCGCTCATCATCGGCTCGGTCGACCCGTCCGAGACCGGCGCGGCCAACGGCCTCAACACCCTGATGCGCTCGATCGGCACGTCGGTGTCGAGCGCCGTGATCGGCATGGTCCTCGCCAACACCGCCGACCATGTCGGGGGCGTCGCGGTGCCCACCATGCACGGTTTCCGAGTGTCGTTCCTGATCGCGGGCGGCGCGGTCGCCATCGGTCTGCTCTTCGCGCTGATGCTGCCCTCCGCGCGGCGTCCCGCCACCACGCAGCTGCGGGCCAGCAGCGAGGAGGACGCGAACCTGGAGCGCGCCGTCCAGGTCCTCGCCGGGTTCCACGGGCAGGTGCGGGGCGCGGACGGGACGCCCGTCCCCCGCGCGAAGGTGACGCTGATCGACCGCAGCGGGCGCCAGGCGGGCGCCGCCCTCACGGATGACGGCGGACGGTACGAGCTGGCCGTGCCCGGCGACGGCTCGTACGTCCTGGCGGTGCGGGCCACGGGCCACGGCCCACTGGCTTCGGCGGCGGCCCACCCCGGCCAGGACCGCCCGGTCGAGCTGGACCTGTCGCTGCCGGGCAGCAGCGACGTACCGGCCTGA
- a CDS encoding acyl-CoA dehydrogenase has protein sequence MGIGITREQRELASAVRGWIARAVPPEETRKLLDGPPGGGRPAHWDGLAGQGLLGVHLPEEYGGGGGDLLDLAVVLEEAARAALPGPFAASSLASLVLRRAGAHDLAAELARGARIGAVALDAGTLTAVAVPDGYVLDGVAPPVLSGGEADLLILSAAGEPEAGAPAPGPLWLAVDAAALTVRTHDSADPTRPTAEVGARGVHVPADRVLAVDSAAVRDLAAAVLAADACGTAAWALHTAAGHAKVREQFGRPIGQFQGVKHLCADMLVRVEQARALAWDAARAADGPDVPADVRGLVTALAAGTALDAAYSCAKDCVQILGGIGFTWEHDAHLYLRRAVVARQLLGAGDAHRLRAVRLAEGGARRELRLELPDEAETYDHRARAREAIAAARGLDPAAARKALAPTGYAAPHLPAPHGLGAGPVQQLVIQEELKAAGVRIGDLGIATWVIPSLIAYGTEKQRDRFLAPTLRGELLWCQLFSEPEAGSDLASLRTRAERVDGGWRVNGQKVWTSAAQWADHGILLARTNPSAPKHKGLTYFLVDMKAASGIDIRPLKEITGDALFNEVYFDDVFLPDEAVVGEIDDGWRVARDTLGNERVHMADQLTFDTGLEALIARAGELDGAHRARIGALAAEAHALACIGLRTTIRQVAGGGEEPGPGADSSVRKLVQTPHQQKVAELALELLGTAGAVREGPGERALHGFLMSRCLTIAGGTTQVQLNVVAERILGLPRD, from the coding sequence ATGGGGATCGGAATCACGCGGGAACAAAGGGAGTTGGCGTCGGCGGTGCGCGGCTGGATCGCGCGTGCCGTGCCGCCCGAGGAGACGCGCAAGCTCCTGGACGGACCGCCCGGCGGCGGCCGCCCCGCCCACTGGGACGGACTCGCCGGGCAGGGGCTGCTCGGCGTCCACCTGCCCGAGGAGTACGGGGGCGGGGGCGGCGACCTCCTCGACCTGGCCGTGGTCCTCGAAGAGGCGGCACGGGCCGCACTGCCCGGGCCGTTCGCGGCGAGCTCTCTCGCCTCGCTGGTGCTGCGCCGGGCGGGAGCGCACGACCTCGCCGCCGAGCTGGCGCGGGGCGCCCGGATCGGTGCCGTCGCCCTGGACGCGGGCACGCTGACCGCCGTCGCCGTCCCCGACGGGTACGTCCTCGACGGGGTGGCGCCGCCCGTCCTCTCCGGCGGGGAGGCGGATCTGCTGATCCTGTCGGCGGCGGGGGAGCCGGAAGCGGGGGCACCGGCGCCGGGGCCCCTCTGGCTGGCTGTCGACGCCGCCGCGCTGACCGTACGTACCCACGACAGCGCCGACCCGACCCGCCCCACCGCCGAAGTGGGCGCACGGGGCGTCCACGTCCCCGCCGACCGGGTGCTCGCCGTGGACTCCGCGGCCGTCCGCGATCTGGCCGCCGCCGTACTCGCCGCCGACGCGTGCGGCACCGCCGCGTGGGCGCTGCACACCGCCGCCGGACACGCCAAGGTGCGCGAGCAGTTCGGGCGGCCCATCGGACAGTTCCAGGGCGTCAAGCACCTCTGCGCGGACATGCTGGTCCGCGTCGAGCAGGCGCGGGCCCTGGCGTGGGACGCGGCCCGCGCGGCGGACGGGCCCGACGTACCCGCCGACGTGCGCGGTCTGGTCACGGCGCTGGCCGCGGGCACCGCCCTGGACGCCGCGTACTCCTGCGCCAAGGACTGTGTGCAGATCCTCGGCGGCATCGGCTTCACCTGGGAGCACGACGCCCACCTGTACCTGCGCCGGGCGGTGGTCGCGCGGCAGCTGCTCGGCGCCGGTGACGCGCACCGGCTGCGGGCCGTGCGGCTCGCGGAGGGCGGCGCGCGGCGCGAGCTGCGCCTGGAGCTGCCGGATGAGGCGGAGACGTACGACCACCGGGCCCGGGCCCGCGAGGCGATCGCCGCGGCCCGCGGGCTCGACCCGGCCGCGGCCCGCAAGGCCCTCGCCCCCACCGGTTACGCGGCCCCGCACCTCCCCGCCCCGCACGGCCTCGGCGCGGGCCCCGTCCAACAACTGGTCATCCAGGAGGAGTTGAAGGCGGCCGGAGTCAGGATCGGCGATCTGGGGATCGCGACCTGGGTGATCCCCTCCCTCATCGCGTACGGCACCGAGAAGCAGCGGGACCGCTTCCTCGCCCCCACCCTGCGCGGCGAGCTGCTCTGGTGCCAGCTCTTCAGCGAGCCGGAGGCGGGCTCCGACCTCGCGTCCCTGCGCACACGGGCCGAGCGCGTCGACGGCGGGTGGCGCGTCAACGGGCAGAAGGTGTGGACGAGCGCGGCCCAGTGGGCGGACCACGGGATCCTCCTCGCCCGCACGAACCCGTCGGCGCCCAAGCACAAGGGCCTGACGTACTTCCTCGTCGACATGAAGGCCGCGAGCGGCATCGACATCCGCCCCCTCAAGGAGATCACCGGGGACGCCCTCTTCAACGAGGTGTACTTCGACGACGTCTTCCTGCCGGACGAAGCGGTCGTCGGCGAGATCGACGACGGCTGGCGGGTCGCCCGCGACACCCTCGGCAACGAACGGGTCCACATGGCGGACCAGCTGACGTTCGACACGGGCCTCGAAGCGCTCATCGCGCGCGCCGGTGAACTCGACGGCGCCCACCGCGCCCGCATCGGAGCGCTCGCCGCCGAGGCCCACGCCCTCGCCTGCATCGGGCTGCGCACGACCATCCGGCAGGTCGCGGGCGGGGGCGAGGAGCCGGGCCCCGGCGCGGATTCCTCCGTACGCAAACTCGTCCAGACCCCGCACCAGCAGAAGGTCGCCGAGCTCGCCCTCGAACTCCTCGGCACGGCGGGCGCGGTCCGCGAGGGCCCGGGGGAGCGGGCGCTGCACGGCTTCCTGATGTCTCGCTGCCTGACGATCGCGGGCGGCACCACCCAGGTCCAGCTCAATGTCGTCGCCGAGCGCATCCTCGGCCTGCCCCGTGACTGA
- a CDS encoding SigE family RNA polymerase sigma factor: MGEQKQTVGGFDGASDNDFQGFITSRWPHLMRTAFLLTGQQHAAEDLVQSSLERTYVSWRRVSTADDPDAYVRRIMINLHARKHRPKLKEFLSPQDSGPVLDRPEHGDRMAQADDRAALLHALAQLPARQREAVVLRYWEDLSETQTAEAMGCSVGAVKSNAAKGIAKLRAIPALTEKVGSRGEK; this comes from the coding sequence ATGGGGGAGCAGAAGCAGACGGTGGGCGGGTTCGACGGCGCGTCCGACAACGACTTCCAGGGCTTCATCACCAGCCGCTGGCCGCATCTGATGCGCACGGCGTTTCTCCTCACGGGGCAGCAGCATGCCGCGGAGGACCTGGTGCAGTCGTCCCTGGAGCGGACGTACGTGTCGTGGCGAAGGGTGAGCACGGCGGACGACCCGGATGCGTACGTGCGCCGGATCATGATCAACCTGCACGCGCGCAAGCACCGCCCCAAGCTCAAGGAGTTCCTGTCGCCGCAGGACTCGGGCCCGGTGCTCGACAGACCCGAGCACGGTGACCGCATGGCGCAGGCGGACGACCGGGCGGCGCTGCTGCACGCCCTCGCCCAACTGCCCGCCCGCCAGCGAGAAGCGGTCGTCCTGCGGTACTGGGAGGACTTGAGCGAGACGCAGACCGCCGAGGCCATGGGCTGCTCGGTCGGTGCGGTCAAGAGCAACGCCGCCAAAGGGATCGCCAAGCTGCGCGCCATACCCGCACTGACCGAGAAGGTCGGAAGCCGAGGGGAGAAGTAA
- a CDS encoding class I SAM-dependent methyltransferase, which translates to MAAVAEPAPMPAPEPEVLAAFEAAKGFMPRGEGLALYAAATEAAALGLPLLEVGTYCGRSTILLAAAARRAGVSAITVDHHRGSEEQQPGWEYHDPETVDPEVGRMDTLPTFRRTLHKAGLEDHVIAVVGRSPQVARAWGGALGLVFIDGGHTDEHATADYEGWAPHVAEGGLLVIHDVFPDPVDIMTGQAPYRVYLRALESGAFDEIAVTDSLRVLRRTAAGI; encoded by the coding sequence ATGGCCGCCGTCGCCGAGCCCGCGCCGATGCCCGCGCCCGAGCCGGAGGTCCTCGCCGCCTTCGAGGCCGCCAAGGGCTTCATGCCGCGCGGCGAGGGGCTCGCGCTGTACGCGGCCGCGACGGAGGCCGCCGCGCTCGGCCTGCCGCTCCTGGAGGTCGGCACGTACTGCGGCCGCTCCACCATCCTGCTCGCCGCCGCGGCCCGGCGGGCCGGGGTGAGCGCGATCACCGTCGACCACCACCGCGGCAGCGAGGAGCAGCAGCCCGGCTGGGAGTACCACGACCCGGAGACGGTGGACCCCGAGGTCGGCCGGATGGACACGCTGCCGACCTTCCGCCGCACCCTCCACAAGGCGGGCCTGGAGGACCACGTGATCGCGGTCGTCGGGCGCTCGCCGCAGGTGGCGAGGGCGTGGGGCGGCGCGCTCGGCCTGGTCTTCATCGACGGCGGCCACACGGACGAGCACGCCACGGCGGACTACGAGGGCTGGGCGCCGCACGTCGCCGAGGGCGGGCTGCTCGTCATCCACGACGTGTTCCCCGACCCGGTCGACATCATGACCGGGCAGGCGCCGTACCGCGTCTACCTCAGGGCCCTGGAGTCCGGTGCGTTCGATGAGATCGCGGTGACGGACTCGCTGCGCGTGCTGCGGCGCACGGCGGCGGGGATCTGA